A stretch of the Romboutsia lituseburensis genome encodes the following:
- a CDS encoding ATP-binding cassette domain-containing protein, with amino-acid sequence MLDKYLSYDGYIINELIEKEVRKIGLDPEILDKAFNILSSGEQTKLLLSALFLKKNNFLLIDEPTNHLDAEGRECVAKYLNKNTGFILVSHDRDFLDKIIDHVLSINKSNIDIQKGNYSTWQLNNDRRDDFEKGENEKLLKEIKRLKTTAKQKSSWSDKIEVILDIKQQK; translated from the coding sequence GTGCTAGATAAATATCTAAGTTATGATGGATATATTATCAATGAACTAATAGAAAAAGAAGTTAGAAAAATAGGCCTAGATCCAGAAATATTAGATAAAGCGTTCAATATTTTAAGCTCTGGTGAACAGACTAAGTTATTACTATCAGCATTATTTCTAAAAAAAAATAACTTCTTGCTAATAGATGAGCCTACTAATCACTTAGATGCAGAAGGTAGAGAATGCGTGGCAAAATATTTAAATAAGAATACAGGTTTTATACTGGTTTCTCATGATAGAGATTTCTTAGACAAAATTATTGATCATGTTTTATCTATAAATAAAAGTAATATTGATATCCAAAAAGGAAACTACTCAACTTGGCAACTAAATAATGATAGAAGAGATGATTTTGAAAAAGGTGAAAATGAAAAATTGTTGAAAGAAATAAAAAGGTTAAAAACAACAGCCAAACAAAAATCTAGCTGGTCTGATAAGATAGAGGTTATATTGGACATAAAGCAGCAAAAATGA
- a CDS encoding ATP-binding cassette domain-containing protein: protein MIDIQFEKNIEEWSEGQKKKLLIAASLSEKAELYIWDEPLNFIDVISRIQIENMIIEESITMLFVEHDKYFGNNIATKIIDIL, encoded by the coding sequence TTGATAGATATACAATTTGAAAAAAACATAGAAGAGTGGAGTGAAGGACAAAAGAAAAAGTTGCTAATTGCAGCTAGTTTATCTGAGAAAGCAGAACTTTACATTTGGGATGAACCACTAAACTTTATAGATGTAATTTCTCGTATACAAATAGAAAATATGATTATTGAAGAAAGCATCACTATGCTATTTGTTGAACATGATAAATATTTTGGTAATAATATAGCTACTAAAATTATAGATATACTTTAA
- a CDS encoding Fic family protein — protein MSKNFIDALLETKDFKNSLYSILKHSFLYHSNKIEGSTFTTEALALLLDKNVVTGKHTLDDVQETVNSSYVFDRIVETLDKKIDDQFLKDLHARLMFNTTMHQRGYAGVYKTIPNMIIGTKVKIAQPFEVQSRLDELLEWYYSLDKITLADIASFHYKFEIIHPFQDGNGRIGRFLMLKQMLENNLQIKIVSWDSEDLYRESLNLCDLDTQEPLSKYLETFEDFREEYKELWESM, from the coding sequence ATGAGTAAAAATTTTATAGATGCCCTGTTAGAAACAAAGGATTTTAAAAACTCCTTATACAGTATTTTAAAGCATAGCTTTTTATATCACTCAAATAAAATAGAAGGAAGTACTTTTACAACAGAAGCATTAGCGCTTTTATTAGATAAAAATGTAGTAACAGGAAAGCATACTTTAGATGATGTACAAGAAACTGTAAATTCTAGTTATGTTTTTGATAGAATAGTTGAAACATTAGATAAAAAAATTGATGATCAATTTTTAAAGGATCTTCATGCAAGGCTTATGTTTAATACTACTATGCATCAAAGAGGATATGCAGGTGTATATAAAACAATACCTAATATGATTATAGGAACTAAAGTAAAAATAGCTCAACCTTTTGAGGTACAATCTAGACTTGATGAATTACTTGAATGGTACTATAGCTTAGATAAGATAACACTAGCAGATATAGCTAGTTTCCACTATAAATTTGAAATAATACATCCTTTTCAAGATGGTAATGGCCGTATTGGAAGATTTCTTATGCTAAAGCAAATGCTTGAAAATAATTTACAGATAAAAATAGTTTCTTGGGATAGTGAAGATTTATATAGAGAAAGTTTAAATTTATGTGACTTAGATACTCAAGAACCTTTAAGTAAGTACCTAGAAACATTTGAAGATTTTAGAGAAGAATACAAAGAGCTTTGGGAATCAATGTAA
- a CDS encoding ATP-binding cassette domain-containing protein, producing MKRSKCLEKRQNKAIEEKTKLLKNIETVDKLDINNITSNYDTLINVIDLQIKYKNEIFEKPISFKIKQGGRIWLRGKNGCGKSSIIKLLMGEEICHTGHIDKIERISYVSQDTGFLNGKIKEFAKNKDIDEQY from the coding sequence ATGAAAAGATCTAAATGCTTAGAAAAGCGTCAAAATAAAGCAATAGAAGAAAAAACAAAATTACTAAAAAATATAGAAACAGTAGATAAATTGGATATAAATAATATAACATCAAATTATGATACCTTGATAAACGTGATAGATTTGCAGATAAAATATAAAAATGAAATATTTGAAAAACCAATAAGTTTTAAAATTAAACAAGGAGGGCGAATTTGGCTTAGAGGTAAAAATGGATGTGGTAAATCTAGCATAATAAAGCTCCTAATGGGCGAAGAAATTTGCCACACAGGCCATATTGATAAGATAGAAAGAATATCATATGTTTCACAAGATACTGGATTTTTAAATGGAAAAATTAAGGAATTTGCAAAGAATAAAGATATAGATGAACAGTATTAA
- a CDS encoding M20/M25/M40 family metallo-hydrolase, with protein sequence MKNFIKQAELIKDDILSYRRTIHNNPEVGDKLPKTKAYVMNKLREFGYEPTEICESGIVATIEGNKPGKVFLLRADMDALPMKEATECDFKSTNGCMHSCGHDMHTAMHAYCAIQWLKNNK encoded by the coding sequence ATGAAAAATTTTATAAAACAAGCTGAATTAATAAAAGATGATATATTAAGTTATAGAAGAACAATTCATAATAACCCAGAAGTTGGAGATAAATTACCAAAAACGAAAGCTTACGTAATGAATAAATTGAGAGAATTTGGATATGAGCCAACAGAAATTTGTGAAAGTGGTATAGTAGCAACTATAGAAGGTAATAAGCCTGGAAAAGTATTTTTATTAAGAGCAGATATGGATGCATTACCAATGAAAGAGGCTACTGAGTGTGATTTTAAATCAACTAATGGATGTATGCATTCTTGTGGTCATGATATGCACACAGCAATGCATGCTTATTGTGCAATTCAGTGGCTAAAGAATAATAAGTAA
- a CDS encoding ParA family protein: MAKNQTILTHMSFKGGSSKTCLNLNFIHQFCLNYPEKKVLFIDADPQSNASVFLLGEDVIQSDIYTLKDGLESNVDLDKLIIKSPLDKFKNLDIIASNIDMVTLELILNTKPGKEYTLLNYLTDDKNIDVLSEYDLIVFDLNPAISVLNTNVFICCTDIIPIVNYGCYSTLTGYNLLVKTYSDIKKALRIDKDDIRKPVITKFEKQENNKIKMWLECANQKGIIGNTFKQTMRKSVHYENCILYNEAISEYVKVKERKIKTDIGDEITDLINEYIEEGLIII, translated from the coding sequence ATGGCTAAAAATCAAACGATACTAACACATATGAGTTTTAAGGGTGGTAGCTCTAAAACATGTTTAAATTTAAATTTTATACATCAATTTTGCCTTAATTATCCTGAAAAAAAAGTATTATTTATAGATGCAGACCCTCAATCAAATGCATCTGTGTTTCTACTAGGAGAAGACGTCATTCAATCTGATATATATACATTAAAAGATGGACTAGAAAGTAATGTAGACCTAGATAAATTAATAATAAAATCACCATTAGATAAATTTAAAAATCTAGATATAATTGCAAGTAACATCGACATGGTTACACTTGAATTAATACTTAATACAAAGCCTGGAAAAGAATATACATTATTAAATTATTTAACTGATGATAAAAACATAGATGTATTATCAGAATATGATTTAATAGTATTTGATTTAAACCCAGCAATATCTGTATTAAATACAAATGTATTTATATGCTGTACAGATATAATTCCAATAGTGAACTATGGATGTTATAGTACTCTAACAGGTTATAACCTTTTAGTTAAAACTTATAGTGATATCAAAAAGGCTCTTAGAATTGATAAAGATGATATAAGAAAACCTGTAATAACTAAATTTGAAAAACAAGAAAATAATAAGATAAAAATGTGGCTTGAATGTGCAAATCAAAAAGGCATAATCGGAAATACATTCAAACAAACTATGAGAAAATCTGTACATTATGAAAATTGTATTTTATATAATGAAGCAATAAGTGAGTATGTAAAAGTCAAAGAAAGAAAGATAAAAACAGATATAGGTGATGAGATTACAGATCTTATAAATGAATACATAGAAGAAGGATTAATAATAATTTAA
- a CDS encoding HD domain-containing protein has product MNTLTFLEILTVAEKLKCNTRHSWTSNGRHESVAEHSWRIALMALLMRDEFPEIDMDKVIRMCLIHDLGEAFTGDIPTFEKKEEDSEKEDEIFFKWISTFPAPYRDEFTDLLKEMNERKTDEAQLYKALDNLEAVIQHNEADISTWIPLEYDLQFTYGADKVEFSSYLKDLKKEIDKKTTEKIAQKNKV; this is encoded by the coding sequence ATGAATACATTAACATTTCTAGAAATATTAACAGTAGCAGAAAAATTAAAATGCAATACTAGGCACTCATGGACATCAAATGGTCGACATGAAAGTGTAGCAGAACATAGCTGGCGTATCGCGTTAATGGCATTATTAATGCGTGATGAATTTCCAGAGATTGATATGGACAAGGTAATTCGTATGTGTCTGATTCATGATTTAGGGGAAGCCTTTACTGGTGATATTCCTACTTTTGAAAAAAAAGAAGAAGATAGTGAAAAAGAGGATGAGATATTTTTTAAGTGGATTTCAACTTTCCCTGCTCCTTATCGTGATGAATTTACAGATCTTTTAAAGGAAATGAATGAACGTAAAACTGATGAGGCACAACTTTATAAAGCATTAGATAATTTAGAAGCAGTCATTCAGCATAACGAGGCAGATATTAGTACTTGGATTCCACTAGAATATGACTTACAGTTTACTTATGGTGCGGATAAAGTAGAGTTCTCATCTTATTTAAAAGATCTGAAGAAAGAAATAGACAAAAAAACGACAGAAAAAATAGCTCAAAAAAATAAAGTTTAG
- a CDS encoding tRNA-binding protein, which translates to MFKNDTINLKIIFIAKIIKGGNYMTAQVKESINIDLLNKIDIRVGTIKLVEDVEKSDKLVKLSVDFGEFTRTILVGMKGERDNPKEIEGQQALFVVNLAPKKMAGEISEGMLFDIGYADDIVPVLAQPEKPVQNGTRVG; encoded by the coding sequence ATGTTTAAAAATGATACTATAAATTTAAAGATTATATTTATAGCAAAGATAATAAAGGGAGGGAATTATATGACTGCACAAGTTAAGGAAAGTATAAATATTGATTTACTGAATAAGATTGATATTAGGGTAGGGACTATAAAATTAGTTGAAGATGTTGAAAAGTCAGACAAGCTAGTTAAGCTTTCTGTTGATTTTGGAGAGTTTACAAGAACTATATTAGTAGGTATGAAGGGTGAAAGAGATAATCCTAAGGAAATTGAAGGACAACAAGCACTATTTGTAGTTAACTTAGCTCCAAAGAAAATGGCAGGTGAAATCTCTGAAGGAATGCTTTTTGATATTGGATATGCTGATGATATTGTGCCTGTTTTAGCTCAGCCAGAGAAACCAGTACAAAATGGCACGAGAGTTGGATAG
- a CDS encoding ATP-binding cassette domain-containing protein has translation MAQIKINNLSFQYDSYGYDIFKNVSINIDTEWKLGLIGRNGRGKTTFLKILKGDYKYSGQILSTVNFDYFPM, from the coding sequence ATGGCACAAATTAAAATAAATAACTTAAGTTTTCAATACGATTCTTATGGATATGATATATTTAAAAATGTATCAATAAATATAGACACAGAATGGAAATTAGGACTAATCGGTAGAAATGGCCGTGGAAAGACTACTTTTCTTAAAATCCTAAAAGGAGATTATAAATATAGTGGTCAAATATTAAGCACTGTTAACTTTGATTATTTTCCTATGTAA
- a CDS encoding C39 family peptidase translates to MTSKGIYTSRRTHKKRVRYGKCIIIFIALCLVGYSIFKSVNSIYNLTINHKLTQKNDNDNYLNKISDDTVNSNDPIIQALLEKANNNPKVAMILSNIDLYPKELLELASKKDELIDYVANYPKHDLKSSEPISITNEYIKGEIPHFIQWDDRWGYDKYGSEFMAINGCGPTSLAMVAVGLTGNIQINPKYVADFSERNGYVIKGQGSTWTLMSEGAKNFGLKSKELSLRKSVIINTLKNGQPIIAAMGPGTFTSTGHFLVLSGIDRNNKIIINDPNSKIKSNQTWNIDIFMKETKNLWTFTAK, encoded by the coding sequence ATGACATCGAAAGGAATTTATACAAGTAGAAGGACACATAAAAAAAGAGTTAGGTATGGAAAATGTATTATAATTTTTATAGCTTTATGCTTAGTTGGATACTCAATTTTTAAATCAGTTAATAGTATATACAATTTAACTATAAATCATAAATTAACACAAAAAAATGATAACGACAATTATTTAAATAAAATCTCAGATGACACAGTAAACTCAAATGATCCAATAATACAAGCTTTATTAGAAAAAGCAAATAACAATCCTAAAGTTGCTATGATTTTAAGTAATATAGATTTATACCCAAAAGAACTTTTAGAATTAGCATCTAAAAAAGATGAACTTATAGATTATGTAGCAAATTACCCAAAGCATGATTTAAAATCAAGTGAACCTATATCTATAACCAATGAGTATATAAAAGGTGAAATTCCACATTTTATACAATGGGATGATCGATGGGGATATGATAAATATGGTTCAGAGTTTATGGCTATTAATGGCTGTGGGCCGACATCTTTAGCAATGGTAGCTGTAGGTTTAACTGGAAATATACAAATAAATCCAAAATATGTAGCAGATTTTAGTGAACGTAATGGATATGTAATAAAAGGACAAGGCTCAACTTGGACTCTTATGAGCGAAGGAGCTAAAAATTTCGGATTAAAATCTAAAGAATTATCTCTACGTAAAAGTGTTATAATAAATACTTTGAAAAATGGACAGCCTATCATAGCAGCTATGGGTCCAGGAACTTTTACTAGCACAGGACACTTTTTAGTGTTATCTGGAATTGATAGAAATAACAAAATAATAATAAATGATCCTAACAGCAAAATAAAAAGTAATCAAACTTGGAATATAGATATATTTATGAAAGAAACTAAAAACTTATGGACTTTTACGGCTAAATAA